In Phorcysia thermohydrogeniphila, the DNA window TGAGTTCTTCTTTTGGCATAAAGTCCTTTTCTTTCAGAGACATGCCCCGACCTCCTCGCTGTTGTAGAGATTATTGTATAAAATACCAAAATGTTACTTTAAGAACAGTGTAAATCTGTGAGGGGTAAAGATGTTTCAGAGGAGGCTGGAAACGCTTGACCGGGAGGTTCTTGAGAGAATTCAGCTTGAAAGGCTAAAGAAGACGCTGGGGAGGATAAAAGAAAAAAACAAGAAGTACTGGGAAAAGCTTGGCAAAGTGGAGCCGGAGGACATTAAAAGCCTTGACGACTTGAAGAGCCTGCCTTTCCTGACAAAGGAAGAACTTAGGGAGAACTATCCTTTCGGCCTTGCCTGCGGGGAGCAGTGGGAGTTTGTAAGGTTTCACATGTCCTCTGGAACGACGGGAACTCCTGTGGTGAATCCCTATACCCCTTCTGACGTGGAGCAGTGGGGAGAGATAATGGCAAGGTGTCTTTCCGCTGCCGGCTTGACCTATAAGGATGTTCTCCAGATTACGCCATCTTTTGGCCTTTTCAACGGAGGTTTTGGATTCCACTACGGGGCGGAAAAAATCGGCTGTTTCGTCGTCCCGATTGGTCCGGGAAGAACCCTTTTACAGCTCAAGTTTATGAAGGACTTTAAGACGACGGCAATTGCCGCGATAGCCTCTTACCCCCTTCGCCTCATTGAGGTCGCTAAAGAAGAAGGCTTTGACTTTAATGAAACGGAGCTGAGGGTAGGTATTTTTGGCGCTGAGGTCTGGAGCGACGAGATGCGTCGCTACATAGAAAGAGAGATGGGAATAGAGACCTTTGACATAATCGGAATGACTGAAACTGGAGGCGTTGGCTTAGGAATAGACTGTAAAGCTCACTGCGGTATCCACGTTTGGGAAGACCATTACATAGTTGAAATTATTGATCCTGAAACCGGAAAGAGAGTGCCGGATGGAGAGGAAGGGGAGCTTGTGGTTACAACTCTTACCCGGGAAGGCCTCCCACTCATCAGATACAGAACGAGGGATATAACAAGAATCCTTTCCCGTGAAAGGTGCGACTGCGGTAGAACCCACTTACGCCTTGATAGGATAAAGGGAAGAACCGACGATATGCTCAAAGTTAAAGGGGTCTGTTTCTATCCCCGCCAGATAGAAGAAGTGATAATGAAGTATCCAGAGATCCTGCCAAACTACCAGATAATCATCGGAAAAGTTGAAGGTAAAGACGTCGTTGAAGTTGTGATTGAGTCCAGCAGACAGGACGAATACCTTAGGGAGCGTATAGAAGAGGAAATTTACAGTCTCTTAGGACTTCACGTGAATGTAACGCTCAAGAAAAAGGGAGAAATTCCAAGGAGCGAAGGAAAGGCTGTGAGGGTAAAAAAGTTCTCATAGAGAGGGAGGTTGGAATGAGGAGAGCTCTGCTACTCGGAACGGCTTTTATCCTTTCATCTTCTCTTCCGGCACTTGCCGTAACGGACTACGAGGTTGAACAGCTCCGTCAGATGATTGAACAGATGAGGATCGAGCTCCAGCAGGTAAAGGAGGAAAACAGGAGACTGAAGGAAGAGATTAGACTCCTAAAAGGTGGAGCTACGGCGAAGGGAGCTCCTTCCTTCAAGAGTAAGTCCGGGAAGTCCGTTGACTTTTACGGCTTCTTCAAGATTGACGCTGCCTACTCCGATTCAAAAGCTGTAGGAAAGGACTACATCCTCTTCGTCCTTCCAGAAACTTCTTCCTCCAACGATGACGACTTCAACCTTAACTTCAAGCACAGTAGGTTTGGATTCCTGATAAAGACGGAAGAAGGTGACTACAAGATAGTTGGAAACCTTGAATTTGACTTCTACGGAGACCTTTCCGGTAGCAACGACCCCAACAAAGAGGGCATAAGGGTAAGAAAAGCTTGGGTTCAGTTCGGAAAAGAAGACTGGAACATTAGGGCTGGTATGGACTGGATGCTCCTTACTCAGCTCTATCCGCACCTTTCAAACTTCCCTTCTGGAGCTCTGATGGGTAACATCGGTTACCGCATTCCACAAATTAGGTTTACAAAGCTCTTCAAGACGGAGTCCGGTAAGTTCACAACCCAAGTTGCCCTTGACAAGGTCTGGGGTGATCCTTGGAACGATCCTCTTAAACCTTACATAGACACCGGTTCTGACTCGGGTACTCCGGACGTTCAGGGAAGGTTCGTTTACGACTTTGACCTTGAGGGAGTAAAGCTTCACCTTGGAGTTATAGGCCACTACGGAAAGATGCAGATTGACCTTGCCGGAGGGGACAAGTACCTTGACACCTACTCCTACGGTTTTGAGGGAGCTATTTCACCTGCCGGCTGGCTGACGATTTCGGGAAAAATATGGGCTGGAAGGAACTTGGCCGGCTGGTACACGGGAGGAATCGGTCAGGGTGTTCTCTACGTAGACTCTCAGGGGCTTTATACAAAACTTGCCGACGTGAAGGACGACAAGCCGACCGATGCAAGAGAGATAGATGCTAAAGGAGGGTGGATAGAGGTTACCCTCAAGCCAACTTCTCAGTGGCTCTTCCACGTCGGTTACGGTGTTGACGACCCGGACAACGACGACTTTAAGTACGGTAGCGATGTCTATAAAAAGGCAAGGACAAAGAACACAATGTACTACGCAAACGGCCTTTACAAGCTTACTCCATCCCTTGGCTTTATGATGGAGTACCTGAGGGTTAAGACCGACTACGACTTCATAAGTGCTGATGGTACAGTCAACCGCTTCCAAGGAAGCGTCCTTTACTTCTTCTAACCGCTTCTTTTCCCTCCCCTTTTTGGGGAGGGTTTCATATAATTCCAATCTATGAAATGGACTGTTGGAACGCTTGTTAAAAGAGCTACGGAAATTTTAAAAGAAAGAGGTATTAAAACCGCCCGCCTTGATGCAGAGCTCCTTTTAGCCCACTCCTTGGGATTCAGCGATAGAGTAAAGCTCTATACGGAGTTTGATAGGCCTTTAACTGAAGAGGAAGTTGAAAGTTACAGGAAGCTAATTGTCAGGAGAGCTAAAGGAGAGCCTGTTGCCTACATAACGGGGAAGAAGGAGTTTTACGGTTTTACCTTTAGGGTAGAGAGGGGAGTATTAATACCAAGGCCTGAGACGGAGCTCTTAGTAGATGTCGTCCTTGATTACCTTGAAGGTAAGGAAGGGAAAATAATTGTTGATGTTGGAACTGGAAGCGGCTGCATAATTATTACCCTCTGTAAGCTCCTGAAAAATAAACACCGTTACATAGGAACGGATATTTCCTCAATAGCCATAAAAGTTGCCGAGAAAAACCGTAGAATTCACGGCTGTCGTGAGGTTGAATTCATTAAGACAGACCTTCTTAAAGGTGTAGAACCTCCGGTTGACGTTGTTGTTTCAAATCCTCCTTACGTGCCAATAGGAGATAGGCGACTTGAGGAGAGCGTTAGGAAGTTTGAGCCTGCCGTTGCTCTCTTTGGCGGGAAAGACGGCCTTGAGGTCATTAGAAAGTTAATTCCTCAGGCCTACGAAAAACTCAAAAGTGGTGGTTTAATAGCCCTTGAGGTCGGAAAGGGACAGGCGGAGGCTGTAAAAGAACTGCTTGAAGCCTCTGGCTTTAGGGACGTCAAATTCCATAGGGATCTTTCTGGGAAAGAAAGGGTAGTGTCAGCACTAAAATAGTTTAACGGGGAGAAAATGGAAAAGTTTGTAATAAAAGGTGGTAAGGAGCTAAGGGGAAAAGTAAAAGTTTCTGGGTCAAAGAATGCATCACTACCAATTATCTTTGCCTCTATCCTTTCTGGAGAGCTCCACCTTAAAAACGTTCCCGATCTAAGGGACGTAGATACAAGCTGTAAACTGCTAACTCAAATGGGATTTAACGTAAGAAAGGAACGCTCAGAGGTTCTTGTTACGGCGGAAAACTCCATAAAAACAGAAGCTCCCTACGAACTTGTAAGGACGATGAGAGCATCTATCCTATGCCTTGGCCCTCTCCTTGCAAAATACAGAAAAGCAAAGGTTTCTCTTCCCGGAGGGTGTGCAATAGGCGTTCGTCCTGTGAACCTTCACCTTAAAGCCCTCTCCAAAATGGGGGCGGATATAAAAGTGGACCACGGCTACATTACCGCTGAAGTTAAGGGAAGATTAAAGGGAGCAGAGATAACCTTTGACTTCCCTACCGTTGGAGGAACGGAGAATACCTTAATGGCTGCAGTTCTCGCTAAGGGGAAAACGGTTATAAAAAATGCGGCGAAAGAGCCGGAAATTGTTGACCTTGCGAGAGCTCTAAAAACCGCCGGTGCAGAGATAGAAGGAGAGGGTACGGACGTTATTGAGGTAAACGGAGTTGACGAGATAGGGAAGATAGAGTATTCGGTAATGCCCGACAGAATAGAGGCCGGAACCTTCTTGGCAGCGGTTGCCCTTGCCGGCGGTGAAGTTGAAATAGAGGACTTTCCCTTTGACCTTCTCACCGCCGTAATAGAAAAGTTTGAGGAGGCTGGACTTAAAGTAGAGAGACTCTCAGGTAAAAAGGTTCGCGTAGTAAAAAAAGAGAGGCTCAAGGGGACGAACATCGTTACACAGCCTTACCCCGGCTTTCCAACAGATATGCAGGCTCAGTTCATGGCGGCTATGTGTCTTGCAGATGGAATTTCTGTTATAAAAGAGACCATATTTGAAAACCGTTTTATGCACGTTTTAGAGCTCCAGAGGCTCGGAGCAGACCTTACAATTGACGGAAACACCGTTGTAGTTAAGGGAGTTGAAAAACTCGTTGGAGCTAAGGTAACCGCAACCGACCTTAGAGCAAGTGCCTCCCTTGTTATAGCAGGTCTTGCCGCTGAAAACACAACTGAGGTTTATAGAATTTACCACCTTGATAGAGGATACGAAAAACTTGAGGTAAAACTCAGAAACCTTGGAGCTGAAATCTGGAGAGAGAAGAGCGAACTTCCCTACTAAAGGAGATGAAATGAGGTACGACACTATAACCCTTGCACTACCGAAAGGAAGGCTTCTAAAGGATGCAGTGAACTTCCTGATAAAAGCCGGCATTGATGCTTCAGAGGTTTTAACTGAGACCCGTAAACTCGTTTTTGTCAAAGACAACTTCCGCTTTATACTGGTTAAACCTATGGACGTTCCAACTTACGTTTACTACGGAACGGCCGATATCGGCATTGCCGGGAAGGACGTTATAGAGGAGAAAGGTTACGACCTTTACGAGCCCCTTAACTTAGGCTTTGGTGAGTGTAGGCTTTCAGTTGCTGAACCTGTAGACATAAAGGAGCCCTACGATATAGAAAAGCTCTCCTTCATAAGGGTGGCTACGAAGTATCCCAAAATTACAGATAGATACTTTAGGAGCAAAGGGATACATCCTGAAATAATCACTCTCTACGGCTCTGTGGAGCTTGCTCCCTTAGTTGGGCTTGCAGATAGAATCGTTGACCTTGTTCAGACAGGAACAACTTTAAGGGAGAACGGGCTAAGGGAAGTTGACGTGATACTTTACTCAACTGCAAGGTTAATAGTTAACAGGGCTAGCCTCAAAACTAAGTATCATATAATCAAGCCAATAATAGATAAGATGAAAAGGGCCCTGTCAGATTAATCAAAGATTACAGTTTTATTGTCGTAGACCAATATCTTGTTCTCAAGGTGCCACCTGACGGCCCTCGCAAGGACTATTTTTTCAAGGTCCCTTCCCTTCCTTATCATATCCTCTAAGGTATCCCTGTGGCTTACCCTTACTACGTCCTGCTCAATTATTGGGCCTTGGTCAAGTTCTTCCGTTACGTAGTGACTTGTTGCTCCGATTATCTTTACTCCCCTTTCGTAAGCTCTGTGGTAAGGTTTGGCCCCTACAAATGCGGGAAGGAAGGAGTGATGGATGTTTATTATTCTGTTCCTGAACTGGTTTACAAAGTTATCGCTGAGTATCTGCATGTAGCGGGCAAGAATTATGAGGTCAATTTTCTCTTTTTTTAGGAGCTCTATCTCCTTTTCCTCCACTTCTAACTTGGTTTCTTTCGTTTTAGGAAAGTGGTAGAAGGGAACACCGTAGGTTTCAACGAGCTCTTTTAAATCGGGGTGGTTACTTATTACGAGCTTGAGGTTTCCTTTGAGTTCTCCAGCTTTGAACCTGTAGAGAAGGTCGTGTAAACAGTGGTCGTACTTGGAAACGAATATTGCAACGTTTTGAACCTTAGAGCTAAAGTGAAGCTGATAGTTCATCGCAAACTCTTTGGCTATAGGCTCAAAGCTTCCTGCTATTTTCTCCTTGGGTATTTTGAAAGAAGACAGGTCCCACTCAATTCTCATAAAGAAGATTTCCTTCTGAAAGTCAATGTGCTGGTCGGCGTGGAGAATATTGCCGCCGTTTTCGGCTATAAAACCTGTAACTTTTGCGAGGATTCCTTTCCTATCGGGACAGGATATGAGAAGGATTGCCGTTTCCCTCATCTTTACTCCACCGTTACGCTCTTTGCTAAGTTTCTTGGCTGGTCAACATCGTAACCCAAGAAATCGGCTACGTAGTAGGCAAGAAGCTGCAATGGGACAATGTTTACAACAGGAGAGAGAAACTCGTTAACTTCTGGAACTTCTATAAAGGCGTCTGCCTTTTCTTGGACTTCTCTACATGTGAAGTTTGTAACGGCTATAACTTTCCCCTTCCTTGCTTTTACCTCTTCCATATTTGAGAGCATCTTCTCGTAAACCCTTCCTTTCGTTGCAACGACAACGACGGGCATAGTTTCATCTATCAGAGCTATAGGACCGTGTTTCATCTCTCCAGCCGGATACCCTTCTGCGTGGATGTAGGATATCTCTTTGAGTTTTAGAGCTCCCTCAAGGGCTATCGGGTAGTTCACATGCCTTCCTATGTAGAGGGCGTTTGTTGCCTTGTGGAAACTGTCTGCTATTTCCTTGACCTTTCCAGATTCTCTTTCGTCGTTTAAGAAAGTTTCCACTTTTGAAGGTAGCTCCATGAGTTCATGAAGGAGTCCCTCTACTTTTTCTTCCTTTAAGGTGTTTCTATTTCTTGCAAGCCACAGAGAGAGCATAAAGAGAGTTACTACCTGAGTTGTAAAAGCCTTTGTAGAGGCCACGCTAATTTCGGGGCCGGCGTAGGTGTAGAGGGTTTCATGGGCTTCCCTCGTTACGGTGGAGCCTATAACGTTACAGATGGCAAGGACTTTAGCACCTTTACTTTTAGCGAACCTTACAGCCGCTAATGTATCTGCAGTTTCTCCGGACTGGGTTATGGCAATAAAGAGGGTTTTCTCGTTTACGACGGGATTTCTGTACCTATACTCAGAAGCCAAGTCAACTTCGGTAGGTATAAGGGAGAAATTTTCAAGGTAGAACTTACCTATGAGACCTGCGTGGTAAGAAGTACCGCAAGCTACGATTTGGACTCTATCAAACTCTTTTGGAGAGATACCTTCAAGAGGGACTTTTCCGCTGAACCAAGAAAGGTTGCCGCTTATAGTGTCTGCTATTGCTCTGGGTTGCTCGTAAATTTCTTTGAGCATAAAGTGCTTGTAGCCGGCTTTTTCAGCCTGAGCTAAGGACCAAGGGATTGTGCGGATTTCTTTTTTCTTTTCGTTTCCGTTAATGTCAAAGACCTTAAAGGAGTCTTTTTCAACGATAGCTACCTCGTAGTCGTCTAAGAAGACGGCTTTATTTGTATAGGAGAGGAAAGCGGGAATATCAGATGCTACGAAGTTTTCGTTGTTTCCGACGCCTATGATGAGAGGGCTATCCTTCCTTGCGACGAAGATTT includes these proteins:
- the glmS gene encoding glutamine--fructose-6-phosphate transaminase (isomerizing), whose amino-acid sequence is HLIEEELKESSSFFDAFIKAIKKLKGSYAVATITTYEPEKIFVARKDSPLIIGVGNNENFVASDIPAFLSYTNKAVFLDDYEVAIVEKDSFKVFDINGNEKKKEIRTIPWSLAQAEKAGYKHFMLKEIYEQPRAIADTISGNLSWFSGKVPLEGISPKEFDRVQIVACGTSYHAGLIGKFYLENFSLIPTEVDLASEYRYRNPVVNEKTLFIAITQSGETADTLAAVRFAKSKGAKVLAICNVIGSTVTREAHETLYTYAGPEISVASTKAFTTQVVTLFMLSLWLARNRNTLKEEKVEGLLHELMELPSKVETFLNDERESGKVKEIADSFHKATNALYIGRHVNYPIALEGALKLKEISYIHAEGYPAGEMKHGPIALIDETMPVVVVATKGRVYEKMLSNMEEVKARKGKVIAVTNFTCREVQEKADAFIEVPEVNEFLSPVVNIVPLQLLAYYVADFLGYDVDQPRNLAKSVTVE
- the prmC gene encoding peptide chain release factor N(5)-glutamine methyltransferase, translated to MKWTVGTLVKRATEILKERGIKTARLDAELLLAHSLGFSDRVKLYTEFDRPLTEEEVESYRKLIVRRAKGEPVAYITGKKEFYGFTFRVERGVLIPRPETELLVDVVLDYLEGKEGKIIVDVGTGSGCIIITLCKLLKNKHRYIGTDISSIAIKVAEKNRRIHGCREVEFIKTDLLKGVEPPVDVVVSNPPYVPIGDRRLEESVRKFEPAVALFGGKDGLEVIRKLIPQAYEKLKSGGLIALEVGKGQAEAVKELLEASGFRDVKFHRDLSGKERVVSALK
- the murA gene encoding UDP-N-acetylglucosamine 1-carboxyvinyltransferase, with the protein product MEKFVIKGGKELRGKVKVSGSKNASLPIIFASILSGELHLKNVPDLRDVDTSCKLLTQMGFNVRKERSEVLVTAENSIKTEAPYELVRTMRASILCLGPLLAKYRKAKVSLPGGCAIGVRPVNLHLKALSKMGADIKVDHGYITAEVKGRLKGAEITFDFPTVGGTENTLMAAVLAKGKTVIKNAAKEPEIVDLARALKTAGAEIEGEGTDVIEVNGVDEIGKIEYSVMPDRIEAGTFLAAVALAGGEVEIEDFPFDLLTAVIEKFEEAGLKVERLSGKKVRVVKKERLKGTNIVTQPYPGFPTDMQAQFMAAMCLADGISVIKETIFENRFMHVLELQRLGADLTIDGNTVVVKGVEKLVGAKVTATDLRASASLVIAGLAAENTTEVYRIYHLDRGYEKLEVKLRNLGAEIWREKSELPY
- the purU gene encoding formyltetrahydrofolate deformylase, which gives rise to MRETAILLISCPDRKGILAKVTGFIAENGGNILHADQHIDFQKEIFFMRIEWDLSSFKIPKEKIAGSFEPIAKEFAMNYQLHFSSKVQNVAIFVSKYDHCLHDLLYRFKAGELKGNLKLVISNHPDLKELVETYGVPFYHFPKTKETKLEVEEKEIELLKKEKIDLIILARYMQILSDNFVNQFRNRIINIHHSFLPAFVGAKPYHRAYERGVKIIGATSHYVTEELDQGPIIEQDVVRVSHRDTLEDMIRKGRDLEKIVLARAVRWHLENKILVYDNKTVIFD
- a CDS encoding phenylacetate--CoA ligase family protein: MFQRRLETLDREVLERIQLERLKKTLGRIKEKNKKYWEKLGKVEPEDIKSLDDLKSLPFLTKEELRENYPFGLACGEQWEFVRFHMSSGTTGTPVVNPYTPSDVEQWGEIMARCLSAAGLTYKDVLQITPSFGLFNGGFGFHYGAEKIGCFVVPIGPGRTLLQLKFMKDFKTTAIAAIASYPLRLIEVAKEEGFDFNETELRVGIFGAEVWSDEMRRYIEREMGIETFDIIGMTETGGVGLGIDCKAHCGIHVWEDHYIVEIIDPETGKRVPDGEEGELVVTTLTREGLPLIRYRTRDITRILSRERCDCGRTHLRLDRIKGRTDDMLKVKGVCFYPRQIEEVIMKYPEILPNYQIIIGKVEGKDVVEVVIESSRQDEYLRERIEEEIYSLLGLHVNVTLKKKGEIPRSEGKAVRVKKFS
- the hisG gene encoding ATP phosphoribosyltransferase — its product is MRYDTITLALPKGRLLKDAVNFLIKAGIDASEVLTETRKLVFVKDNFRFILVKPMDVPTYVYYGTADIGIAGKDVIEEKGYDLYEPLNLGFGECRLSVAEPVDIKEPYDIEKLSFIRVATKYPKITDRYFRSKGIHPEIITLYGSVELAPLVGLADRIVDLVQTGTTLRENGLREVDVILYSTARLIVNRASLKTKYHIIKPIIDKMKRALSD
- a CDS encoding DcaP family trimeric outer membrane transporter; its protein translation is MRRALLLGTAFILSSSLPALAVTDYEVEQLRQMIEQMRIELQQVKEENRRLKEEIRLLKGGATAKGAPSFKSKSGKSVDFYGFFKIDAAYSDSKAVGKDYILFVLPETSSSNDDDFNLNFKHSRFGFLIKTEEGDYKIVGNLEFDFYGDLSGSNDPNKEGIRVRKAWVQFGKEDWNIRAGMDWMLLTQLYPHLSNFPSGALMGNIGYRIPQIRFTKLFKTESGKFTTQVALDKVWGDPWNDPLKPYIDTGSDSGTPDVQGRFVYDFDLEGVKLHLGVIGHYGKMQIDLAGGDKYLDTYSYGFEGAISPAGWLTISGKIWAGRNLAGWYTGGIGQGVLYVDSQGLYTKLADVKDDKPTDAREIDAKGGWIEVTLKPTSQWLFHVGYGVDDPDNDDFKYGSDVYKKARTKNTMYYANGLYKLTPSLGFMMEYLRVKTDYDFISADGTVNRFQGSVLYFF